GCCGAACTTGAACATCGGCTTGGCTTCCTGCTGGGCGTTGACCCGCGAGCGCGGCACCACGGCGGTCTGGCCATTGGAGAACGGCCCCGGCTGGCTGACGATCGGGTCTTCGGTGATGGTCACGGTCAGGCTGCCGTGGGTGACCGCCGCCGGCGACACCTTGACGTTCTGGCCGATGACGATGGTGCCGGTGCGCGAGTTGATGATGACCTTGGCCACCGCCTGGCCCGGATCGATCTCCAGGTTCTCGAGGATCGACAGGTAGTCGACGCGCTGGCTCGGGTCCATCGGCGCGGTGACCCGCACCGAACCACCGTCGACCGCCTGGGCCACACCAGGACCGAGCAGCTCGTTGACCTTGTCGACGATGCGCTTGGCGGTGGTGAAATCCGGGCGATTGAGGTTGAGGGTGAGGCTGTTGCCCTGGTTGAAGCCGCTTGGTACCGCGCGCTCGACGGAAGCACCGCCTGGGATACGACCGGCCGACGGAACGTTGACGGTGATCTTCGAACCGTCGCGGCCCTCGGCGTCGAAGCCGCCGACCACCAGGTTGCCCTGGGCGATCGCATAGACGTTGCCGTCGATACCCTTGAGCGGGGTCATCAGCAGGCTGCCGCCGCGCAGGCTCTTGGAGTTGCCGATCGACGACACGGTGATGTCGACCACCTGGCCCGGCTTGGCGAACGGCGGCAGGTCGGCATGCACCGACACCGCGGCGACGTTCTTCAGCTGCACATTGCCAGACCCCGGCGGCACCTTGATGCCGAACTGCGAGAGCATGTTGTTGAAGGTCTGCAGGGTGAACGGCGTCTGGGTGGTCTGGTCACCCGTGCCGTTGAGCCCCACCACCAGGCCGTAGCCGATCAGCTGGTTGGCGCGCACGCCGGAAATGCTGGCGATATCCTTCAAGCGCTCGGCGTGGGCACCGAACGCGCAGGACATCAGGAGTGTCGCGGCAATCAACCGCCTAGCGTTGAACATGGTCATCCGTACTCAGAAGGGCCAGAGCGGGCTGATGAAGAAACGGTCCAGCCAACCGGGCTGGCTGGCATCGGCGAACGAGCCGGTGCCCGAATAGGTGATGCGCGCGTCGGCCACACGGGTGGACGGCACGGTGTTGTCGGTGGCGATGTCGTCGGCGCGAACCAGGCCGGCGATGCGCACCAGCTCCTCGCCGGTGTTCAGGGTCATCCACTTCTCGCCGCGCACGGCGATGATGCCGTTGGGCAGCACTTCAGCCACGGTGACGGTGATCGAGCCGGTCAGGGTGTTGCCCTGGGTGGCCTTGCTGTCGCCCTTGGTGGTGCGGTCGCCGCTGTAGCCGGCCTCCAGCGACAGGTCGCCGCTGCCGAACGGGTTGTTGGTGTTCGGAGAACTACCGAACAGCGAAGTCAGGCCGATGTCGGCCTTGCTGTTCTTCTGGATCTGCGAGCCGGCGTTCTTGCTGGCCGAGGTCCGCTCGTTGAGGGTGATGGTGATGATGTCACCGACCCGGAACGCCTTGCGGTCGGTGTACAGGCTCTGCTCGAAACCAGCCTGGTAGATCGAACCGTTGTTGGCCGCTGCCGGCAGCGGGGTGCGCGGCAGGA
This genomic stretch from Pseudomonas entomophila harbors:
- the flgH gene encoding flagellar basal body L-ring protein FlgH, which codes for MKHSLSVFALGGAVLLAGCVAPTPKPNDPYYAPVLPRTPLPAAANNGSIYQAGFEQSLYTDRKAFRVGDIITITLNERTSASKNAGSQIQKNSKADIGLTSLFGSSPNTNNPFGSGDLSLEAGYSGDRTTKGDSKATQGNTLTGSITVTVAEVLPNGIIAVRGEKWMTLNTGEELVRIAGLVRADDIATDNTVPSTRVADARITYSGTGSFADASQPGWLDRFFISPLWPF
- a CDS encoding flagellar basal body P-ring protein FlgI is translated as MFNARRLIAATLLMSCAFGAHAERLKDIASISGVRANQLIGYGLVVGLNGTGDQTTQTPFTLQTFNNMLSQFGIKVPPGSGNVQLKNVAAVSVHADLPPFAKPGQVVDITVSSIGNSKSLRGGSLLMTPLKGIDGNVYAIAQGNLVVGGFDAEGRDGSKITVNVPSAGRIPGGASVERAVPSGFNQGNSLTLNLNRPDFTTAKRIVDKVNELLGPGVAQAVDGGSVRVTAPMDPSQRVDYLSILENLEIDPGQAVAKVIINSRTGTIVIGQNVKVSPAAVTHGSLTVTITEDPIVSQPGPFSNGQTAVVPRSRVNAQQEAKPMFKFGPGTTLDEIVRAVNQVGAAPSDLMAILEALKQAGALQADLIVI